From a single Okeanomitos corallinicola TIOX110 genomic region:
- a CDS encoding creatininase family protein — translation MLLHLSTWTEVEAYLQQSQGIIIPIGSTEQHGPTGLIGTDAICAEAISRGVGDATAAMVAPTINVGMALHHTAFPGTISFRPSTLILVIRDHITCLAKFGFTKFYFINGHGGNIATMKAAFSETYAHLEDLKINNCQQVQCQVANWFMCGSVYKLAKELYGDQEGSHATPSEVALTQYVYPEAIKKAPLSSEVASGHKIYGAADFRSRYPDGRMGSNPDLATPEHGKRFYDLAVEELSKGYLEFVS, via the coding sequence ATGTTACTACATCTTAGCACCTGGACTGAAGTCGAAGCTTATTTACAGCAATCTCAGGGAATTATTATTCCTATTGGTTCGACAGAACAACATGGCCCAACTGGTTTAATTGGAACTGATGCTATTTGTGCAGAAGCTATATCCCGTGGTGTGGGTGACGCAACAGCAGCGATGGTTGCACCGACTATCAATGTCGGTATGGCATTACATCACACAGCTTTTCCCGGTACAATTAGTTTTCGTCCCAGCACTTTAATTTTAGTAATACGAGATCATATAACTTGTTTAGCCAAATTTGGTTTTACTAAGTTTTACTTTATTAATGGACATGGTGGAAATATTGCTACTATGAAAGCGGCTTTTTCGGAAACTTATGCACATTTGGAAGATTTAAAAATCAATAATTGCCAACAAGTACAATGTCAAGTGGCTAATTGGTTTATGTGTGGTTCTGTATATAAACTTGCTAAAGAATTATACGGTGATCAAGAAGGTTCTCATGCTACTCCTAGTGAAGTAGCTTTGACTCAATATGTTTATCCAGAAGCTATTAAAAAAGCTCCTCTGTCTTCAGAAGTAGCAAGTGGACACAAAATCTATGGTGCGGCTGATTTTCGTTCTCGTTATCCCGATGGCCGCATGGGTTCAAATCCTGATTTAGCAACTCCAGAACATGGTAAAAGATTTTATGATTTGGCAGTTGAAGAATTAAGTAAGGGATATTTGGAGTTTGTAAGTTAG
- a CDS encoding DUF559 domain-containing protein has product MPDQDCINKTGVSVPWQSSPQLWEKLKPLARQMRKESTLAEKLLWQRLKNKHLGFKFRRQQVIDRFIVDFYCHEIKLVIEVDGEIHNYTQKEDAIRQEFLESLGLQVIRFKNEDVLLNIEGVLEKILVAIKPHP; this is encoded by the coding sequence ATGCCAGATCAAGACTGCATAAATAAAACAGGTGTTTCTGTTCCTTGGCAAAGTTCACCACAACTCTGGGAAAAACTGAAACCTTTAGCCAGACAAATGCGGAAAGAATCTACATTAGCAGAAAAGCTACTTTGGCAAAGATTAAAAAACAAACATTTAGGTTTTAAATTTCGTCGTCAGCAAGTTATTGATCGGTTTATTGTTGACTTTTACTGTCATGAAATAAAATTAGTGATTGAGGTAGATGGAGAAATTCACAATTACACTCAAAAAGAAGATGCTATTCGACAAGAGTTTTTAGAGTCTTTGGGTTTGCAGGTGATCAGATTTAAGAATGAAGATGTTTTATTAAATATAGAGGGGGTTTTAGAAAAAATTTTAGTGGCAATAAAACCCCACCCCTAA
- a CDS encoding peptidase M, neutral zinc metallopeptidase site: MNIFDSLKEASQKSEQLAQKKQLREAVTIAETALNLWDQKTNLWEKLLGKFLIANLRESLEKQLVEWHSQIYQADKLIHQAQSILKNDTGDPFDITSLSSAIAIYHLSNQVIVDQQISELIAKYQQELAQRQKFQSLIKQAKTQAANRFFKSSISIYKEAGFIYKNEFVQQAIADIQGQVYQEENYHSALEKARNAENEGRLKVAISILEDALINFPRTDGFDLLKKLKLRIHGREIFFQGLVAEKKGDFFTAKSCYEKAKTLISNSTDCQLRLGLVAIKMQDWENALFYLQDLTGQQATYLRGFVLAQQGNIQPAYQEWEKISTPLVTAQKEIISRISQQQHLIYLQKIEDLVTAGNLQEAQNLSREFLQKFATHALVETNLNEYIHPSLEISIWQSYDYSNIAKYTQENWIYQPNINNLHNWVVANYYYSQTHPENLIEFIAALSTSLANINIDNSLKNLPWLDNDPVDFQALSLNLKRRLEAAIDNVKNTSLEVYLNLRDYYRRELVALRLMGEPSNSGLQVNDLYITPGCYDHFSESWQTLLVDKIPDHNHLLRSLYTPWGLAVAACLEGDIQRAIHIKPINQPTNKLEEFANQLLNYHEGFYQLQQQRWRLAITPLQSAKEELKYHQDWQQEIERLVNLQRQVILEFNEHLKFANFCYDILPKSESVKSYYTEYKAEEIRQQIVNEKISLNQALEKLQELKIIDRDNTIVCDMIDNVELSQEIKEINRLFQVRQYEAMLGKAKLSKRDRVRYIVAEFFLDMLIKGIQKNRLHDQELILQLGLWAYEICPHEPAFQEIYRSLKLC; the protein is encoded by the coding sequence ATGAATATCTTTGATAGTCTCAAGGAAGCTAGTCAAAAATCCGAACAACTAGCTCAAAAAAAGCAGCTAAGGGAAGCTGTAACCATTGCAGAAACAGCATTAAATCTTTGGGATCAAAAAACTAATCTATGGGAAAAATTGTTAGGTAAATTTTTAATTGCTAATTTGCGGGAGAGTTTGGAAAAACAGTTAGTAGAATGGCATAGTCAAATTTATCAAGCAGATAAACTAATTCATCAAGCTCAATCAATACTAAAAAATGACACTGGTGATCCTTTTGATATTACCTCACTTAGTAGTGCGATCGCTATTTATCATCTCTCTAATCAAGTGATTGTTGATCAGCAAATATCAGAATTAATTGCTAAATATCAACAAGAATTAGCACAAAGACAAAAATTTCAATCATTAATAAAACAAGCTAAAACCCAAGCAGCTAATCGCTTTTTTAAAAGTTCTATATCTATTTATAAAGAAGCGGGATTTATTTATAAAAATGAATTTGTTCAACAAGCTATTGCTGATATTCAAGGTCAGGTTTATCAAGAAGAAAATTATCATTCTGCCCTTGAAAAAGCCAGAAATGCTGAAAATGAAGGTAGGTTAAAGGTTGCAATTTCTATTTTAGAAGACGCTTTAATTAATTTTCCTCGCACTGATGGCTTTGATTTACTCAAAAAACTTAAATTGAGAATTCACGGTAGAGAAATATTTTTTCAAGGTTTAGTAGCAGAAAAAAAAGGTGATTTTTTTACAGCTAAATCTTGTTATGAAAAAGCAAAAACGCTCATATCAAATTCTACAGATTGTCAACTTCGCTTGGGTTTAGTAGCTATAAAAATGCAAGATTGGGAAAATGCACTTTTCTATTTACAAGACTTAACAGGACAGCAAGCTACGTATCTCAGGGGATTTGTATTAGCGCAACAAGGTAACATACAACCAGCATATCAGGAATGGGAAAAAATATCTACTCCCCTAGTCACTGCCCAAAAAGAAATAATTAGCCGTATTTCTCAACAGCAACACCTCATATATCTTCAGAAAATAGAAGATTTAGTGACAGCAGGAAATTTACAGGAAGCTCAAAATTTGAGTAGAGAGTTTCTGCAAAAATTTGCAACTCACGCCTTGGTAGAGACTAATCTCAACGAATATATTCATCCTAGTTTAGAAATATCAATTTGGCAAAGTTATGACTACTCAAACATAGCCAAATATACACAGGAAAATTGGATTTACCAACCCAATATTAATAACTTACATAATTGGGTAGTTGCTAATTATTATTATTCTCAAACACACCCCGAAAATCTCATAGAATTTATCGCTGCTTTGTCAACTTCTTTAGCTAACATCAATATAGATAACAGCTTAAAAAATCTACCTTGGTTGGATAATGATCCTGTGGATTTTCAGGCTTTATCATTAAATTTAAAACGTCGCTTAGAAGCAGCAATTGATAATGTAAAAAATACCAGTCTTGAAGTTTATTTAAATTTGCGTGATTACTATCGTCGTGAATTAGTTGCTCTGAGATTAATGGGTGAACCATCAAACTCAGGGTTACAAGTTAATGATCTATATATTACCCCTGGTTGTTATGATCATTTTTCAGAGTCATGGCAAACTCTGTTAGTTGATAAAATCCCTGATCATAATCATCTTCTTCGCTCCCTTTATACCCCTTGGGGGTTAGCTGTAGCTGCTTGTTTAGAAGGAGATATCCAACGCGCAATTCACATTAAACCTATAAATCAGCCTACAAATAAACTGGAAGAGTTTGCTAATCAACTCCTTAATTATCACGAAGGTTTTTATCAGCTACAACAACAAAGATGGCGCTTGGCAATTACACCTTTACAGTCAGCGAAGGAAGAACTTAAATACCATCAAGATTGGCAACAGGAAATAGAGAGACTTGTTAATTTACAACGCCAAGTTATTCTAGAATTTAATGAACATTTAAAATTTGCCAACTTCTGCTATGATATTTTACCAAAAAGTGAATCAGTTAAAAGTTACTATACTGAATATAAAGCGGAAGAGATTAGACAGCAAATTGTTAATGAAAAAATTTCCCTTAATCAAGCATTAGAAAAACTGCAAGAATTAAAAATCATTGATAGAGATAATACCATTGTCTGTGACATGATAGATAATGTTGAACTTTCCCAGGAAATAAAAGAAATTAATCGCTTGTTCCAAGTTCGCCAATATGAGGCTATGCTGGGAAAAGCTAAACTTTCCAAACGTGATCGAGTTCGTTATATTGTTGCTGAGTTTTTCTTAGATATGTTAATTAAGGGTATTCAAAAAAATCGCTTACATGACCAGGAATTAATTCTCCAACTAGGACTTTGGGCTTATGAAATTTGTCCCCATGAACCAGCTTTTCAAGAAATTTACCGGAGTTTAAAATTATGTTGA
- a CDS encoding LysM peptidoglycan-binding domain-containing protein, with amino-acid sequence MNIKIDCPVCGYKEIEGKTCPNCDTDLTLIRSLQELPPIETTISQRKLSTWTLVLALLILIIGIGLGALSSFFLIKNQYSDNVFTNNSAVVINQESVADNKNININLYTVKRGDNLGIIAEKVCGKASAWRLIAEANPRLENRRNYFIQVGEKLKIPNCQEKIQ; translated from the coding sequence ATGAATATTAAAATTGACTGTCCCGTTTGTGGATACAAAGAAATTGAAGGTAAAACTTGCCCTAATTGTGATACAGATTTAACTCTAATCCGCAGCCTTCAAGAATTGCCACCAATAGAAACAACAATATCACAAAGAAAACTTAGTACCTGGACATTAGTCTTAGCTTTATTAATCCTCATCATAGGTATTGGTTTAGGCGCCTTAAGTAGTTTTTTCCTGATCAAAAATCAATATAGTGATAATGTATTTACTAACAATTCAGCCGTAGTTATTAACCAAGAATCAGTTGCGGATAACAAAAATATAAATATAAATTTATATACTGTTAAACGTGGAGATAATTTAGGTATAATTGCAGAAAAAGTATGTGGTAAAGCTAGTGCTTGGAGATTAATCGCAGAAGCTAACCCTCGTCTAGAAAATCGCCGTAACTACTTTATTCAGGTGGGAGAAAAATTAAAAATTCCTAACTGTCAGGAGAAAATTCAATGA
- a CDS encoding pantothenate kinase, producing the protein MIGNSRLHWGLFINGELNTTWDTEHLQNSPPHPRTPSPPLLIASVVPTQTTKWQNYPNAEFITLDQISLGRIYSTLGIDRALAVFGGGKVYGFPILVIDAGTALTFTGADANQNLIGGAILPGLGLQFSSLGQKTGQLPLLKVGEVQELPPRFALDTKSAIQSGIIYTLLAGIKDFIAHWLLLFPDSKIAITGGDSKLLGSYLKEQFPEIGERIILDKSLIFLGMREIVRVN; encoded by the coding sequence ATGATTGGTAACTCCCGTCTCCACTGGGGGTTATTTATCAACGGTGAACTTAATACTACCTGGGATACAGAACATTTACAAAACTCACCCCCTCACCCCCGCACTCCCTCACCCCCTCTCCTCATCGCTTCCGTAGTTCCCACACAAACCACAAAATGGCAAAATTACCCAAATGCAGAATTTATTACTTTAGATCAAATATCTTTAGGGAGAATTTATTCTACATTGGGAATTGATCGAGCTTTAGCTGTATTTGGTGGAGGTAAAGTTTATGGTTTTCCTATTTTAGTAATTGACGCAGGAACAGCTTTAACTTTTACCGGTGCAGACGCAAATCAAAATTTAATCGGTGGGGCAATTTTACCAGGATTAGGTTTACAATTTTCCAGCTTAGGACAAAAAACCGGACAATTACCATTATTAAAAGTTGGGGAAGTTCAGGAATTACCACCAAGATTTGCCTTAGATACAAAATCGGCAATTCAAAGCGGAATTATCTATACTTTGTTAGCAGGAATTAAGGATTTTATCGCTCATTGGTTATTGTTATTTCCTGATAGTAAAATTGCTATTACTGGAGGAGATAGTAAGTTGTTGGGAAGTTATTTAAAAGAGCAATTTCCAGAAATCGGAGAACGGATAATTTTAGATAAAAGTTTGATATTTTTGGGAATGAGAGAAATAGTTAGGGTTAATTAG
- the lepB gene encoding signal peptidase I encodes MNHQENNIQETATTTKKWRGWQENISLMAIALGLALLIRTFVAEPRLIPSESMYPTLHIGDRLVVEKLSYHLQPPKNGDVVVFRTPPGLKERGYDENQAFIKRVIAVPGQTIGIVNGKVYLNNQPIQEDYIAEPANQPFTSVEVPENQLFVMGDNRNDSNDSRYWRFLPRKNIIGRAIFRFWPLNRIGLI; translated from the coding sequence ATGAATCATCAGGAAAATAATATTCAAGAAACTGCTACAACTACAAAAAAATGGCGCGGTTGGCAAGAAAATATAAGTTTAATGGCGATCGCATTAGGTTTAGCATTATTGATTAGGACATTTGTTGCTGAACCCCGATTAATACCATCAGAATCAATGTATCCCACTCTACATATAGGCGATCGCTTAGTAGTAGAAAAATTATCCTACCATCTTCAACCACCAAAAAATGGTGATGTCGTTGTTTTTCGCACACCACCAGGATTGAAAGAACGTGGATATGATGAAAACCAAGCCTTTATCAAACGAGTCATCGCTGTCCCCGGCCAAACAATTGGCATAGTCAATGGTAAAGTTTATCTCAATAATCAACCCATACAAGAAGACTACATCGCTGAACCAGCAAATCAACCCTTTACATCGGTAGAAGTTCCAGAAAATCAACTTTTTGTGATGGGAGACAACCGGAATGATAGCAACGACTCCCGTTATTGGCGGTTTCTACCCAGAAAAAATATCATTGGCCGTGCTATTTTCCGTTTTTGGCCTTTAAATCGGATTGGTTTAATTTAG
- the grpE gene encoding nucleotide exchange factor GrpE — protein sequence MSELNSNYVISQEMRDLLMQEIGDIKKENVLLQQSLREQQTQNTSETEDFFLELLEIADAIEALLRYLEHNPQPSPEFIERLPRSIAAVNRKFLSVLRKRQLIPIKLVNREPDFNLCRVVDQEERTDVPDQTITKVVRRGFRWGDKILRPTEVITAKAKSNSDHNDDNINKTLNQKTEEITIQE from the coding sequence GTGTCTGAATTAAACTCAAATTATGTGATTAGCCAAGAAATGCGTGATTTACTTATGCAGGAAATTGGCGACATTAAAAAAGAAAATGTCCTATTACAACAGTCTCTGCGAGAACAACAAACTCAAAATACTTCAGAAACAGAAGACTTCTTTTTGGAACTTTTAGAAATAGCTGATGCGATAGAAGCACTACTACGATATTTGGAACATAATCCCCAACCCAGTCCAGAATTTATCGAACGTTTACCGCGTTCCATCGCCGCAGTTAACCGCAAATTTCTGAGTGTACTCAGAAAACGTCAACTGATACCAATAAAATTAGTTAATCGAGAACCTGATTTTAATCTTTGTCGCGTCGTAGATCAAGAGGAAAGAACCGATGTACCAGACCAAACAATTACTAAAGTCGTTCGGCGCGGTTTTCGCTGGGGTGATAAAATTCTCCGCCCTACAGAGGTAATCACGGCGAAAGCAAAATCTAATTCAGATCATAATGATGATAATATTAATAAAACCTTAAATCAGAAAACAGAAGAAATAACAATACAGGAATAG
- a CDS encoding diflavin flavoprotein, with amino-acid sequence MVLLTDRNGQGNPTPAKRLTIQTVEIDQDTTAIRSLDWDRDRFDIEFGLQNGTTYNSFLIRGEKTVLVDTSHEKFRQLYFDTLTGLINPQDIDYLIISHTEPDHSGLVKDLLQKAPDITVVASKVAIQFLENLVHQPFKSRIVKNGDRLDIGNGHEFEFVIAPNLHWPDTIFSFDHKTQILYTCDAFGMHYCSDLTFDENLPEIEKDFRYYYDCLMGPNARSVLSALKRMAELKTIKMVATGHGPLLSHNVDELIGRYRHWSQNQTKAETVVGVFYVSEYGYSDRLAQSLTKGIVKTGVAVEMVDLGGAVDLQELRELTGRCAGIVVGMIPVSSNPNIQAALSTVLGSATEKQAIGIFETGGGDDEPTYPLLNQFRAAGLKVAFPVIEIRETPTDNTYQKCEEAGTDLGQWVTRDKSIKAMKSLDAELDKAVGRISGGLYIITAKKGDVSSAMLASWVSQASFKPLGFSIAVAKDRAIESLMQVGDRFVLNVLEESNYQPLMKHFLKRFAPGADRFEGIKTQPAENGAPILSDALAYMECEVMSRMDCGDHWAVYSTVYAGRVSKPESLTAVHHRKVGNHY; translated from the coding sequence ATGGTATTACTCACCGATAGAAATGGACAGGGAAACCCTACTCCAGCAAAACGACTAACTATACAGACTGTAGAGATTGACCAGGATACCACAGCTATTCGTTCTTTGGACTGGGATCGCGATCGCTTTGATATTGAGTTTGGTTTACAAAACGGTACAACTTACAATTCTTTTCTGATCCGTGGTGAGAAAACTGTTCTTGTTGATACATCCCACGAAAAGTTTCGTCAACTATATTTTGATACATTAACAGGTTTAATCAATCCCCAAGATATTGATTATTTAATTATCAGTCATACCGAACCAGATCACAGTGGTTTAGTTAAAGATTTGCTGCAAAAAGCACCTGATATTACCGTTGTCGCTTCTAAAGTTGCAATTCAATTTTTAGAAAATTTAGTACATCAACCTTTTAAAAGCCGTATAGTTAAAAATGGCGATCGCCTAGATATTGGTAATGGTCATGAATTTGAATTTGTGATTGCCCCTAATTTACACTGGCCTGACACCATTTTCAGCTTTGATCACAAAACCCAAATTCTCTACACCTGTGATGCTTTTGGAATGCACTATTGTTCCGATCTCACCTTTGATGAAAATTTACCAGAAATTGAAAAAGACTTTAGATATTACTACGACTGCTTAATGGGGCCAAATGCTCGTTCTGTGTTATCTGCCTTAAAACGGATGGCAGAATTGAAAACTATCAAAATGGTAGCCACTGGACACGGACCCCTATTATCTCACAATGTTGATGAATTAATTGGACGTTATCGCCATTGGAGTCAAAACCAAACCAAAGCAGAAACCGTAGTTGGGGTATTTTACGTTTCTGAATATGGTTATAGCGATCGCCTAGCTCAATCCCTCACTAAAGGTATCGTGAAAACGGGTGTAGCCGTAGAAATGGTTGATTTGGGGGGAGCAGTTGATTTACAAGAGTTACGGGAGCTTACAGGACGCTGTGCAGGAATAGTTGTGGGTATGATTCCTGTTTCCAGCAACCCTAATATTCAAGCTGCACTCAGCACAGTGCTAGGATCAGCAACGGAAAAACAAGCCATTGGCATCTTTGAAACCGGTGGTGGCGACGATGAACCCACCTATCCTCTATTAAATCAATTCCGGGCTGCGGGTTTAAAAGTAGCTTTTCCTGTAATTGAAATTCGGGAAACACCTACAGATAACACCTACCAAAAATGTGAAGAAGCGGGAACAGATTTGGGACAATGGGTGACAAGAGACAAAAGCATTAAAGCCATGAAATCTCTTGATGCCGAATTAGATAAAGCAGTAGGAAGAATTAGCGGCGGTTTGTATATCATCACTGCCAAAAAAGGCGATGTCTCCAGTGCGATGTTAGCCTCTTGGGTGAGTCAAGCCAGTTTTAAACCTTTAGGATTTTCCATTGCAGTAGCCAAAGATCGGGCAATTGAATCATTAATGCAAGTAGGCGATCGCTTTGTTCTTAATGTACTCGAAGAAAGCAACTATCAACCATTAATGAAGCACTTCTTAAAACGATTCGCTCCCGGTGCAGATCGTTTTGAAGGCATAAAAACCCAACCGGCGGAAAATGGCGCACCCATTTTAAGTGATGCTCTAGCTTATATGGAATGTGAAGTCATGAGCCGGATGGACTGTGGCGATCATTGGGCAGTGTACAGTACAGTTTATGCTGGTAGAGTCTCCAAACCCGAATCATTGACAGCGGTTCACCATCGGAAAGTTGGTAATCACTATTAA
- a CDS encoding molecular chaperone DnaJ produces the protein MEYNPYDILGLSQAASKVEITQAVAVAIQRKQYPVDVIAKAQKSLMKPEERTIADYLRPILPTIKEFKYSDLSALQKPALSLTLLSEFDGLDQAIAQAVQQEKQERNALPLSLSELFTAGVAACKEGRYPKAIKYLEDYCEGCTETHSQNYLKAKICLIKAYQMGGQLHRAITLCQSLINHSHPQVNTWANKILAILSK, from the coding sequence ATGGAATATAATCCCTACGATATTTTAGGCTTATCTCAAGCCGCATCAAAAGTAGAAATTACTCAAGCTGTGGCTGTGGCTATTCAGCGTAAACAGTATCCAGTAGATGTGATTGCTAAAGCTCAAAAGAGCTTGATGAAACCGGAAGAAAGGACTATTGCTGATTATTTACGCCCAATTTTACCTACTATTAAGGAATTCAAGTATAGTGATTTATCAGCTTTACAAAAACCAGCACTAAGCTTAACTTTGTTATCAGAATTTGATGGTTTAGATCAGGCGATCGCTCAAGCTGTTCAACAAGAAAAACAAGAAAGAAACGCTTTACCCCTATCTTTATCAGAATTATTTACTGCTGGAGTCGCCGCTTGTAAAGAAGGACGTTACCCAAAAGCGATAAAATATTTAGAAGACTACTGTGAAGGTTGTACAGAAACCCATAGCCAAAACTATCTAAAGGCAAAAATCTGTTTAATTAAAGCCTACCAAATGGGTGGACAATTACACAGAGCTATAACCCTTTGCCAGTCTTTAATTAATCATAGTCATCCTCAAGTTAATACTTGGGCTAACAAAATTTTAGCTATCTTATCTAAATAA
- a CDS encoding Hsp70 family protein gives MVKAIGIDLGTTNSVAAFKLVEVEVVTAKDNTPPDRKLTRSVVAEDQGKFLVGEQAYNQLRHNPENVIISIKRLMGRGFGDVAVQKQKSEFGYKIAQPTQGTDNSLAVWLGGKEYQPEDISAEILKKVADNAQDYFQGIGQSGEAIDQVVITIPAYFNDKQRYATRTAALKAGLTPLELLPEPTAAAISYGFSPNSDDVKTILVYDFGGGTFDASVITAGGTSFIEQSKAGDLWLGGDDIDSRLIKFVKEQVSQKEKIADIEGLIAKMPYYQQVRFYADLKIAVERAKVELSKYTVAQIIPGSQLLDELGIAIPLDVEITRQQFEDMIDDLVERSLQICYQALEYAEYNLEMVDMVLLVGGSSQIPTVQRKLKQAFGDHKVVLHPRPMYAVAEGAAIVAAGQTDKVTTVSRDYFIELADGKYQVISQGDILPVQTPIYTFKTVAEGQRLIHFQFFSPDKVKEKLDGITHNERIGEMWLSLDEKYPAGTEIQVNLELDEQNNDLRMTATLKNDPSIRVSCIFSRGRADEKIYQELEAAIDVLNDQNLTAYGVEEALKLAVPVVKLANQIINPTTGEESQDLLSQAGENLQKFQVNMSSARLEAEALVGDCDRILKLCSFMILQPQQEQLKNLSQELQSAIDNNNLSGMKHYSEEARKEIEKLPEEVQVVQACIMAIQQAKVIAPTQANAMSDKLSRLLMAMKNGDVKEAERLLPELQPEVQHWLHQEIPSNSIVTGLKQ, from the coding sequence ATGGTTAAGGCAATCGGGATTGATTTAGGAACGACTAACTCTGTCGCTGCTTTTAAATTAGTAGAAGTAGAAGTTGTCACAGCTAAAGATAATACCCCACCAGATAGAAAGCTGACGCGTTCCGTGGTTGCTGAAGATCAGGGAAAATTTTTGGTGGGGGAGCAAGCGTATAATCAGTTACGCCATAATCCAGAAAATGTAATCATTTCCATTAAACGCTTGATGGGTAGAGGTTTTGGGGATGTGGCGGTACAAAAACAAAAGTCAGAATTTGGTTATAAAATAGCCCAACCAACTCAGGGAACAGATAACAGTCTAGCGGTGTGGTTAGGTGGTAAAGAATACCAACCGGAGGATATTTCTGCGGAAATTCTCAAAAAGGTAGCGGATAATGCCCAAGATTATTTTCAAGGAATTGGTCAAAGTGGGGAAGCAATTGATCAAGTAGTCATTACTATTCCTGCCTATTTTAATGATAAACAACGCTACGCCACACGCACGGCGGCACTGAAAGCTGGGCTAACTCCCTTAGAATTATTACCAGAACCAACTGCCGCAGCTATATCGTACGGGTTTTCACCGAATAGTGATGATGTAAAAACGATTTTAGTCTATGATTTTGGTGGTGGAACTTTTGATGCCTCAGTAATTACAGCAGGGGGGACTTCATTTATTGAGCAGAGTAAAGCCGGAGATTTGTGGTTAGGTGGTGATGATATTGATTCACGTTTAATTAAGTTTGTGAAAGAGCAGGTAAGTCAAAAGGAGAAAATCGCAGATATTGAGGGTTTGATAGCCAAAATGCCCTATTATCAGCAGGTTCGTTTTTATGCGGATTTAAAAATTGCCGTAGAAAGGGCAAAGGTAGAATTAAGTAAATATACAGTGGCGCAGATTATTCCTGGTAGTCAGTTACTAGATGAACTAGGAATAGCAATTCCTTTAGATGTGGAAATCACCAGGCAGCAGTTTGAAGATATGATTGATGACTTGGTAGAGCGATCGCTACAAATTTGTTACCAAGCTTTAGAGTATGCGGAATATAACTTAGAAATGGTTGATATGGTGTTGTTAGTTGGTGGTTCTTCCCAAATTCCCACAGTACAACGCAAACTTAAACAAGCATTTGGTGATCATAAAGTTGTCCTGCATCCCCGGCCAATGTATGCAGTAGCTGAAGGGGCGGCGATTGTGGCAGCCGGACAAACCGACAAAGTTACCACAGTATCCCGTGATTATTTTATTGAATTAGCAGATGGTAAATATCAGGTAATTAGTCAGGGTGATATTTTACCAGTACAGACACCAATATACACTTTCAAAACAGTAGCGGAAGGGCAAAGACTAATTCACTTTCAGTTTTTTAGTCCCGATAAAGTCAAAGAAAAGTTAGATGGAATCACCCATAACGAAAGAATTGGGGAAATGTGGCTAAGTTTAGACGAAAAATATCCAGCCGGAACAGAAATTCAGGTGAATTTAGAACTAGATGAACAAAATAATGATTTGCGAATGACAGCAACATTAAAAAATGATCCCTCTATCAGAGTTAGTTGTATATTTTCTCGTGGTCGTGCAGATGAAAAAATATATCAAGAATTGGAAGCAGCGATAGATGTACTTAATGATCAAAATTTAACTGCCTATGGTGTGGAAGAAGCCCTAAAATTAGCAGTTCCTGTAGTCAAATTAGCTAACCAAATTATTAATCCGACCACCGGTGAAGAAAGTCAGGATTTATTATCACAAGCTGGGGAAAATCTGCAAAAATTCCAAGTTAATATGTCATCGGCAAGACTAGAAGCCGAGGCTTTAGTGGGAGACTGCGATCGCATTTTGAAACTATGTAGTTTTATGATTCTCCAGCCACAGCAAGAACAACTAAAAAATCTCAGTCAAGAATTACAATCTGCTATTGATAATAATAATCTTTCTGGCATGAAACACTACAGTGAAGAAGCTAGAAAAGAAATAGAAAAACTACCGGAAGAAGTACAAGTAGTTCAAGCTTGTATTATGGCAATTCAACAAGCTAAAGTCATAGCACCAACGCAAGCAAATGCGATGTCTGATAAACTCTCTCGTTTATTAATGGCTATGAAAAATGGAGATGTTAAAGAAGCAGAACGTTTATTACCAGAACTACAACCAGAAGTACAACATTGGCTTCATCAAGAGATACCAAGTAACAGCATTGTGACAGGGCTAAAACAATGA